AGGGCTGATCAGCAAGTGAAACAACCATGTTTGCCAAAACACTGCCTACAGCAAAGAAACGCTCAGCAGTGGCACAGATGTAGCGCAACCCAACATCATCTAGGAGAATCTTTTGGACGATGAAGGTTGCCACCTGCATATGCATACAACAAAGCCTTTCAATCTCAAGTAAGTCAGTGTAGGCTAGAGATGGAACACATCAAGACCACAAACAAAGATATAAAATAAAAGTAAAACTTAGTGATCTATGTTTTAATACAAggaaaattttataattagcaTAACGTCACCTAAGAATAAACTACAAAAAACTTAGATATTAACCTAGATCTAAGATGTTAAACAAATGAAGAGGAACACATTCAAACACAATAGAAAAGCAGAAATACGCAAACCAGGACACCAATGATCTGTTGCTAGCCACTCGCATATGCATAGTTGGCTAAGGTAGTGATGGCAATAAAAACGTAGCTGAATAAGAGCTTGCATGGTCCATGGGACATATTTCAGCCTTAAATTTAGCACTAAATTCCACCACCAAAAGAAgctcagcccccccccccccccaagctcaCATCCACATAAAAGGAGGGGGGATGCTGCAAATGTGACAGAACAGTAGATTCAAGCGATAGGGCAGTCGCTGAATGGCCAGTTCCGTGTACAATTCACCTTTtaagtttttgaatttaaagcAGCTAGGCTTACCAGAGAGAACACTGGTACAGGACAAGAAGATTCTAGAGATAACTTATAGCAGCGAAGTAGTGCATAAACTTCAGACGACAGAACACATACCAAAACGTTTCACACCTTTGCCAGAGCTAAGCAGAAGAAATAAATGCTGATATTCAAACaagaattgagttggctagctaCATACAGTTTTTGACAGCTCACTgcccatctccatggttcgTAAGCACAGAGGAATTATTTCAGTTTGCAGCAAAAAACTGATGACTTCAGTATCATCAACCTGCATTATCACAAAAAAGAAGAACATTCTCATTAATGAATTGGTTACTTTTAGAGAAAGCAAGGATTTACTATATAACTATGTATTTTAGCAAAATGAAGGGAACTTCCTGATATGTAGTAATATATTGTTATTTATGCATCATACATTGACAACACAAAAACACCTCAATGGTCAATGATACAAATAACAAAGATGCCAGTACTTGTGATTCGTCTCAGGTTAGTGCTGATGTTATACTGTGCATTATACTGTGCTAATTACATAACAGCTTAAGAGAACTACATGAATCTTCACTGATGAGATCTGTTTATCATATAGCATGCACAATGTGCCTATCTAATGCTGGAGGCAGAGTCGTTATAATGGATTCGCTAGTTCAGGTTAACTTCCAAGCACAAATTACCTTGACAAGAGCACCAATGACACCCAGGCTAGTAAGCCTCAAGTACTCAAAAGGTCTTGTTTTGCTGGTAGTATTCAGAAACGGGTACAGGTACAGCGGAATATGAGCTGAAATGAATATAGTTTTTTTCATCAACAGGGAGACAGAGGATAGGACTAATAATCGACATTATCAGTTCATTCAAACAACGTTGTGCAAGGGCATGACTTGTTACCATTTAAGAAAAGGATCCTGGTCTCAGGATGCGATGCGACACACTGCAATAGTCAATGAAGTTGAAAAATAGTTAAACAACACAGTTATTCCATAATTCTAATGTGCTCCCTCTACAGTATCAGCAATCAGCAACCAAAAAATTTGAGCTACAATCCCCTTAGTTGGAAAAAGCTTACCTGCAGAAGTGCAAGAGCATTGCAAACTCGGTTTGATGCACCAGGTGATAGTGTTGGAGGTGAAAGTGAAGGGTAGATAGACACGATCTCCTGTATAGGTTTCCAGGTTATGAAGCAGAACATGTTAAACCAGAAGTTCCACTAccaggaaaaaaaattaatatgaCCACAAATGCCATGCTGATTTCTAAGAAAAACACTGACTTAGCACAATAAGAGATTCACTGCAGGGACACAACAAAAGGTGTAAAGTATCCTCACACATAGCTTTCAGTCCTTTGTGTGTATACAagcattcaaatttttttctattaACAGGCCAGAAACATACCTGGAGTAGCGCAGCAATTGTGCCAAATGAGTGCCACAGCAGCGGGGCAAGATCTTGAAATATCtctcttttctgaaaaaagGTACATTTAGATACTAAGCAGTTTTCTCTTGCAAATGCTATTTCATATTAACAACTGAACTTACAAATCTACGATCATTCAATTTCAGATCATCTAAGAACTCATTCACTAGAAATGGATCCTAGCTCAACTAGTTAATACTGATAACAAAAAGATACTACAAATTTGAAGGCACTTATTTGGGCATCCATTCATAGCCAGAAACCAAACTAATAATTTTGCAATAGCAACACAAGATTTAGGAAAGTATGCAGAAGCTAATAAAATCGAACCCATTCTACAAATAAATAAATGTGCCTTGTAACGGAAATCTCGAATCACCGCTGGCCACGATACTTCTTACAAGCTGAGGCCTTGATCACAATTCAAGAATTCTAGCTAAAGTTGAAGCTTTTGAATCAAGAGAAAAACAATCAGAAAATAATCAATGCATAGAGTAATTCTTACACCAAACCACCAAAATAAACTAGGTTACTCATCAATACGACAAAACCTCATAACGTAACGAGGGCGACAAAAGTGCATAACATCACAACGGCTGCATAACGTCATCCCTGAGTCAGACATACACGTGTTGGATAACAAGTGGAATCTGGCATGTCCAAAAATGTTTTGACAAGTCAGACACCTGCATCTGAGTATGACTCCAGCCTCACCCGTAACGGATTAACACTAAGTGCGGCAGTTACTCGGACACCCATATCCTGCAAACATTGGCCGATTCGGACAGCCATACACATGTAGGATACTGAGTGGTATTTGGCAATGTCCAAAAAATGTTTTACCAAGTTGGATGCCTGCACCTGAGTATGACTCCACCCCACAAATGTAACGGAGTAACACTAAGGCCAGCGGTTACTCAGACACCCATGTCCTGAAAACCTTGGGTGATTCGGACAGCCGTACGCATGGAGGATACTGAGTGGTGTTTGGCAATGTCCAAAAATGTTTTGCCAAGTCGGACACCTATACCTGAATATGACTCCAGCCCTCACCTGTAATGGAGTAGCACTAAGTGCGCAGTTACTCGGACACCCATGTCCTGAAAAACTTGTCCGATTCAGACCATAATCACTGGGAACGTGGAACGCCCCTTCCGGGAACGACGTTCCAGGGACGGGAACAAGGGAACATTTTTGTCCCCAGTGTAAAAATCCATCCCAAGTGTCATTCCTGTTCCCCGTTCCCGTCATCCTGGGAACTTGGTGACTATAATTCAGACAGCTGTACGCGTGTCGGATACAGAGTGGTATTTGGCAATGTCCAAAAAATGGTTTTGCCACGTCGGACACCTGCACCGGAAGCATGGCTCAACCCCGCACCCATGATGGAGTAACACTAACGGCGACAGTTACAAGGACACCCGTGTACTAAAAGCCTCGGCTGATTCAGACAGCCAAGTGTGTCGGATTCCAAGTGATATTTGGCAATGTTCAAAAAGGATTTGCCAAGTCGGATACTTGCACCTGAGCATAAGTGATATTCCACCCTGCGCAAGCATAAGTCACAAGAACAAACCGAATTCCACAAAATTCCATCAACAATCAACCAGAGAAAATTCCCACACAAATCTAACTGATAAGGTAGAGATCACTATGCACAAATCATTCCCCACGAGGGGGCGCTACAAGAGCTGCGGAGGGAACCTTGGAGAGCTCAAGCAGCGCGTTCTCGCGCAGTTCAGGGTCGCAGAGTTCCAGCACCAGCTGCTCCGCCGACGCCATCTTCTTATCCTTGGCCGCCTGGCCCAGGGCGGggccgctgctgctcccagcCACCGGCGAGGGAGATGGCGGCGAGGCCCCGGCGAACGAGGGGGGAATGGCGAGGGAAGGCTGCAGGTTCGCCATCTCACCTCCAACTGCACCGCCGCAACGAAACATCGATCACCACGAATTGTTCACAAATCTCCAGCACAAAACGAATCGGGGGGCAGCGAATCGATCGAATCGAACACACAACTCACCTTATCCGAGGAACCGATCGAATTTCAGGTGGATCTTCACTCCGCCAGACTCGCCTCCAGCCTTCGGCGGCTTACCGGCGCGGAAGCCGAGGCTGCTCCAACCCGAAATGGACGCCGAAACCAGTCCCACCACGGGCGACGTGCGGCGCCACTCCAGCAAACCCTACGGCGGTCAGCACGCTACGGGCGCATCGGGCAGGcgaaggaggaggatgaggcgacGAACGACGGCGAGCCGGCGATAAATATGCAGGAGACGGAGGGGAGGGGAACGGGAGGCGGAGTGGGCGGAGTGTGAGACGCAGACGACAAGGCAGGCCGAGCAGATCTCTCGTGGCCTTTGGCTGCCCAACGGACGGCCCGGATTAGACGGTTGGTGGGATCGGACAGTGCAGCGGGGGCGCAGGGTCTGAAACTGGCTCCACTCCCAGAGGTGGCGTCACTGCGGACGGACGCTGTAGTAACTGAAAATTAGCGGGCCGGGCCAGTATGATGGGCCGTGAAAGCATTGGGCCGAGCTACACACTCTGATGTGGGTGTTGGTGGAAAATACAATAAGCTAAGGGGGCTCGTAGCGCAAGAATGCAGGGGTGCTTCTGCAAATTCCGAGCCAACCCCGCTCCGCTATAAGAGTGCTCCCTAGGgtttccgccgcgccgccacctccttccGAGTCTCAGCTCcgcactcccccccccccccccgcgcgccgccgccgcctcgccgctcgccgcccgccgcgcagcCATGGCGGAACAGGTAACGCTCCTCCCGCGCTTCTTCCCGTGTTCTCCTCTGCTTCGCCGCTCGACGCCACTCGCTCGGGCCAGTTCGATATGCGGCGCGCGTTCGCGTGGATAGGTTGCCTCGCCCCTGATCTGTGGTGCCTTGTACCGGTGCCTGCGGCTGCTGGCGTGCTTGGTTTGCCGCGATCTATCGATTCGATGTTATCGGTCCACCGCAAGTTTGCATATTTGTTGCATTTTTATCGGCGTGTGGGTGTTTGTGTATGGGTAGAGTCTGTTAGTAGTAAACTAGTGATGCGATCCTTAATCAGGTCTACTGTTCCCCGCGGATTTGTAGTTTAAAGCCACAATAACTTGATGAGTTTTCGGGATTTGGGTTGGACTAGATGCTGTAGGTTTTGTACTGGCACTCGAAAGCATCACTTACATTTCGTAATGTTAGCGCTGCTGGTTAGTAGTTAAGAGGGACTTAGTTATTTCAGATCATAACGATTACTGTATTAGTTAGGGATGTTGCAAATTTATTCCTGTGTATTTAAGTAGTTTCCAGCAGGTTGCCTCATAGTTCTAATGTTTTGCATCTGCCCATTTTCCAGACTGAGAAGGCTTTCCTCAAGCAGCCTAAGGTATTCCTTAGGTGAGCGCCTATTGCCTCTTCCATGCTTTCTATTCTGTGAGCTACATACATTTCTTAACTGAAATTTTCTGCTTAAATGTAGCACAAAGAAATCTGCCAAGGGTAAGAAGCCAGGCAAGGGAGGCAGCCGCTTCTGGAAGAGCATTGGCCTGGGCTTCAAGACCCCCAGGGAAGCAATTGAAGGTATAGTGAGTTCTCTCTATCTTCAAATTCCTTGTGTTTTTAAGGTGGCCATTGGAAGAATTGCAGCGCTATGTACTTAATTTGGTAGTATAGCTCCAATTTCATTTGCTAATCTGGAAATCAACATTTGGTCATGATTCCAAGTTCCAAGTACTAAACGTACCTGAATAATTTATTGTTATCTGAGATAATGAAGGATAAGAGGCGGCCTCCATAGTGTCCCATCTGTTTTAAATGGTTTTCTATTGCCATCTAGCTCCAAATTTCGTTTGCTAATTTGGAAGACAATGAGGCCATAATACCCAGTACTATCAAGGCCCACGAAAATAATGCATTGATGGGTTTGCAATATATTTCTTTCAAGTGTTAACAGATTTTTAATTTCTATTCTCATACAGGGACCTACATTGACAAGAAGTGCCCATTCACTGGAACTGTTTCCATCAGAGGCAGGATTATTGCTGGAACATGCCATAGTGCAAAGATGAACAGAACCATCATTGTTCGCAGGAACTACCTCCACTTCGTTAAGAAATATCAGAGGTAAGTGAACTGTTTGTGGAGCCTAGACTCATGTTCTCTTCCAAGTGAAATTTGATGTTTTCAAGAAATGATGTAACTTTACACCTTGCAGGTACGAGAAGAGGCACTCCAACATTCCTGCTCACATCTCCCCGTGCTtccgtgtcaaggaaggtgactATGTCATCATCGGCCAGTGCAGGTAATACTTGTGATCTCAGAACTTGGTACAtcacctttgatggccatcttgcTTGGTTTGTTGAGCTTtatttagggtttggggttccaacatttattgatgaaATACAACACCATGTCTAGTTTTCCAGTCCACTGTATAGCCTGCCAAGGTAATATTGTTCATTGCTGAAGTGTTGTTTCTGAACTGTGAACAGGCCCCTCTCCAAAACTGTGAGGTTCAACGTGGTGAAAGTCATCCCAGCTGGATCCACTGGTGGCAGTGGCGGGAAGAAGGCCTTCACCGCAGCCTGAGCTTTAGACTGTTCCATGAGTAGTCTATAGAATGGTGTTTTTTTGCTAAAAAATCCTGCTAGGCTGGTGTTTTCAACTATGGTTTGGAGATTGTTCGCTGTCTGAATGGAGTCTCATCACCAGAACATGTTACTCTTTATGGAATCCTCTCGTGCAAAGTTTTGTTATGATCTGTATTGTTTCCCCTCTGCTGCTGTGGCTTTGGTGCAATGCTTTTCCCAGCATATCCCAGTCATCGTTCAAGATAGTTCATTGTTCAAGATAATCGAACGTAATTTCCTCTCTGCTCCATTGCATTAAGCAGAGGCCTCGTAGCGAGCCTGGTGGACGCTGCCGGGGTTGAGCTTCATTAAGCAGCTGTGGCAGATTTGTTGTATATTACGCTCAGTTTGAGAGAGTTGAGTGCGTGAGGGCATCTGTTCGTGTTGTGCAAGATAATGCTAATGCCATTCGTACGCATTGTGCAAATTGCTGATCAGCCTGTGAAATGTATACGGTCGTCCTGTTTTGAACAGGGACTATGATCAGCAGGTCCCTGGCCATGAGCTGGCGCTACAAAAAGTATGCGGGGGAAAACTCGCGATGAGTTCGAAATCCAAGGGCTACGTTACACAACACACAAAACATACAAGTGTACAACAACCTGGCCATCCACATCAATCCTTTGCATTCGGCTTTTGCTGTCATGAACAGCCCTATCTAAAATGATATCTCGCTCGGCGCATGGAATGTTCGCCCACGGCATATGGCTTCCAGGTTCTCCCCAGCGTAGGAGGAAAGTGGAGAAACTTCAACGCCTATGAGCCAAAAGCAATGGTGCATCAATGTGAGAAATGGTCAGtgaaataaattattttggGGAATTTTGAAAGCTCCTGCTAAGTTTCTGAATATGGGAACCGAGAGAAAAATTACCTGTCATATACAAGGGCACAGAATGCGTCAAGAAGCCGCCTGCAGCAACAACCCATCTGCTATGGAGACGGAGCAGCATGAGTTTCGCGCTATCAGGAGTGTCATATGTTGCGCCGTTGGCATTCTTTACTGGTGCAAATTCCTCTTCCCGCAAGACCTGGAAATATTCAGAAATATGCTGGTAACTGTTTGCTGCTCTCAAGAGACCGCATCAATAGAAACATGTAACCTATTATTACTAGTTGAAATTCAAACCTCAAAAAGTGCTGTGGATGGGGAGTAAGTGAAAGCATCGAATATAAACTGTTCAAGCTTCAGGCCCGTTGTATACCCATGGATGGAAGGAATCTTCTTCTCAGCTAGATGATATCTGGCcacaaaattttacaaatatcaGGTTCTACATTGCGATATAATCTACAGTCAGACTTGTTGATTGCCAGGTAAAATTATTTCCCATCGCATGTCTTACAGTAAAAATCACAATGCAGAACTCTATAAAATATCTTGTGCTACTTCAAGTCTGTCACTCATTAATGGGTTTAAAATCCATATTTGCAACTAGATAACTAATGTGGTTTTCTACTCTGTTATTGACAGAAGGTTTCTGAAATTTGTTAAGGAGGCAAACTAGAGAATACTCACACACTGTCCTTTTCAAGGCTGTTTGCCACTTGGTTCAAAAAGTCCAAAGTGAACATATGCAGGCAGATCTACAAgaggaagaaagagaaaatatgTTGTTATGCTTATGCTTTAGATGGAGGAAGGATGGAAGGGGAGCAAGGAGCAAAGAATATAATCATACATTGCTCCAACAATAACGGAGGCGCCCTGTTGATTGATTAATTTCAGTAGTCATAGCTGCATCCATTTCACTGTACTCAACTACAGAGAGAGGTCCACCGCGACCTCGTTGAACGAATACCCCAACATTCTCTTGTGGATAGGCCTGTTGAGTATTCAATTGACTATCAATGAGGCATATTGCTATGATAAATGGCAGCCCACCAGTCAATGAAGCATGAGAAGTACTGGACTGTACCTTCCTAACCACTTTAGCTGCAGAGGATACACCTTTGTCAATGAAGTACCCTAGGAATGTCGGATCTGCAACACGAACCTATAAACTTGTCTTtagtaagaaaaagaaaaagaaaacaaaacagaAGGATCTCTCTCAAAATGAACATGCTCACCAGTGCATTGTCAACTCCATAGCAATCTACATATTTCACACCTCGTGCAGCCATATCTTCCATCAACTTTTTGGACTTCAAAGCTGTGAGATGTTATGATAGTCAAACTAAGCATCTTAAAGGATTAGTTAGTAAATGATATGATTGGTTTTGCAGTTTTATGGGGATTACCAGCATATACTCCACCATTGCCATCAGGAGCCTTCGCTACCTAGTTTCCAGCATAGCATGGACAACAAGAATGTCACAACTTAGCATTGGAAAATACTCAGTATCAAGACAATTTTGTAAAATGAAAAATTTTAAATCAGCAATTGCACTCCACGAGCAAACTCATAAATCAAATAGCAAACACGAAAATCTGTGACTCCTGGCTGTAGTGTACAAGGTCAAAAGAAAGTAGAAGCAGAAGAATATTGTACCCTATATGGTGTCTCCATAATAAATCTACCATCAGCCGAAACACATGGAAGTGTGCCTTGTTGGAAAAATGTCACCTGCCAAGAAAAGGTTTAAGCCTAATCGTGAAACAAACCTCTTACTTTGAATTTGAGGTCTGCATTTGCTTGAAAGCATTGGAATAGCACAGCCGAAAAAAATAGTAGCTCTTACTTGATCAGCGTCTAAGCCAAAATATCTACGGGTTTCAAAGAATTTGCGAGTGGCAGCATCCGTAAAGGGGCTTGTCATTATATACCAGTGGATCGGCACAGTGTTACTTGGACCTGCAAGTTATTATCAATTTGAGGGTGACagtctgaagcaaagaacaGATAAGTAACTTGAAACTAGGTGCAGTAGAAGTTATTACTTTCACTAGATTGAGCAGCCAGCTTTTGAACGCACAAAATCCGTTCAGCTTGGAGTTGGAAAAGTGACTTTCCAGATGGAAGCCCAACATCTGAGGCAAAAACACAAGTTAGGATCCATCAAACACGATGGGAGTTCAAATTATTAGGAAAAGGCCAATTACACCATAAAATGGATGAACAAAGGTGAGAAGTATACGATTTTTATGCTTTTGATAAAATTTCACAGCATAAATAGATATCATGGAGAATACATGGTCCCCATCGACCAAAAAATTATGTCATATGGAGCAAGAAATAATTAACTGCAGCAATAACATACATCTATATGGTTccaaaatgggaaaagaaaaccCATACTACTGCACATGTTACATTTGTAGTAAGTAACAGACAAGGATTCAGGTTAAACCAACTTACTGAAACAACCCTTAGGATCTGAGCTTCCAAGTCGAGTGCCCTGTGCACAACATTAGAAGAAATACCATGAAGATATTATTTCCCAATTCAGTGCAGCAATAGATATGCCAGGCAATATCTAGGAGAAGACTTCCCAGAATTCAGAGTACCTGACCACCGGCTAAAAGGACAACGGCCAGCTTCCCCTCGGAGATGGCTTTCAGCCCCTtcttccaccatctttctttgtCCGCTGGAGACCTGTCCTCCACCTTGGAGACACTAGATTCTGGCACGGGCTCCACGGCCGGAAGCGGCATGCCTGTGATTAGGATGAACACCACATAAGTACATAACGGAGGATGCCATTTAACGATGCACGTGACGTAGCGTTCTACAATGGAGCAATGAATATTCGTCCACCTCTCACCTTGTGATCCAAGTGAGCGTCGAATGATCCGGTCGATCCTTGAAAGATCTATACTCTGCGGAAATACAGTAGACAGTATGAATTGGTAATTGTCAGAGTGGTAAGCttaaaaccacccaaaaatgaTGCATATTGCTTCATGCTGATAGAACAAGAAATACAGTTTATGGAAAATTTGATGGCAACTGAAAATGTCCAAAAACACATATTGAAACTGCAGTAAAAACACCATATTTATCCACAAATCTTAGTTTAACTACTGAAAATCACTAAGTAAAATAATCATGACAAATTCCAGCTTAGAACGAAATGTATATGCAGAATTCCAGCTCTGGACCAAAGGCGCTGCGCGGAATTCCTACCCCCAGTATAAAAGATTTATGCACAAATGATCCTTAATAACtagtaaaaaaaaagtttcatgcGCGTCCCTGACGAGCGGGGGAGGAAGAGTTCATCACCAACCAGAACTCAAAACAACAACCGAGTAGCAATTCCAACGCAAGAACAAACCTGGACACGAAATTCCAGGTAAAACCAAATCTTTCCCGTGGAAAGCGAAATCCTGGCCCCGGCACGGGCCAAACCACCGCGCATTGTTGCTTACCTCGATGTCCTGGACGAGGAGCTCCCGGTCCTCGGGCGAGAGATCGTCCCAGAGCGCGAAGGCGCCTTCCTGGTCGTAGTCCTTCATCCTCTCCAGCagcgcctgcggcggcgcggcgccccaCCTCCCCACGGGCCCCGGCGCCGACAAGCCCACCACCATCTCCTCCTTCATCTCGTCTCCTCTCTCCCCTCGCAGCGCACAAGCAAAGCAGCGGGAGCAGGTAGTGGGAGATGAGAGGGAGAAGGCGagaaaggctgtgtttagttaaaaaggccgtgtttggttagaaaagcatgaaatttttttccacttttgaccactaatttagagtactaaataaagtctaattacaaaactacctCTACAACcctcgtgtaaatcgcgagacgaatctaatgagtcatttgaccgcgcgattagaggatggttactgtatcatcactgtagcaaatcatcaattaattaccgtcattagattcgtctcgaaaagttacactcgtccctaaaaaggttttgcaaatagactttatttagtactccatgcatacgagattcttttttcgggaaaCATGCACGGATtttaccaaacacggccaaaatCTTTTTCTCCAAACTTCTCTCCTATCACATCAAACTTTTtgtctcatgcatggagtactgaATGtgggtaaataaaaaaaattaattgtatagttttgatgtacgttgcgagacgaatcttttgagcctagttagcctatggtagtacaatatttaccacaaacaaacaaaaattaCTATAGTATGCTACAGTATacgatgtgattttttttactatCTTTTTGCGGATCTAAACACTGGCAAACAGAGATTAGAGAGAGGGGGGGATCTGTGATTGGGCAATGATACTGGTGGTTTGGCCAAAGATGCCAACTCGGACAACGGATTGTTCTCGGATCGCCGGTGGGTGGGCCGCCTGCGCGGCGCGTTTATATACCGCGCGTGATCCCTGTGCATGTATTAGCCTCACTCTCAGAGTCCCACCCCATACCTCTGGATTAATTTGGACGCGAGCTGATTACAGCGAATGCCGTTGGACAGTTCCTCCAACAAAAAATCTAATCCTGTCATCTCCTGTACGGATATGGTTATATATTGGTCATTGGTCAGGATTGTAAACCCTCCTTAAGTACCATCAGTTCCTCTTTCATTTTCTGCAGGTTCAGTTTGGCATTGCGGTGGATCTTCAGAAGGAGAATTATTCAGGCAATTCTGGCTTACAACTACAGTAAATTGTGCAGATTCAGCCagcaaaatagaaagaaaacctTTCTCGGCTGCAACCAGCCAATAATGGCCCCGTTTGGATGGCCTAaactgactgggctggctgtttCGGTAAGCCAATCAGCCCAGCCACTTCATTCCAGCCGAACTGAGTGTTTTTCTTTTACACCAAATCAGTACCAGCATCTAGCCACCATCCaaccaataatatttttctcttatAATTAGCACCAGACACAGGCAGCCGAACGGAGTATTTGTGCCTCCCGGAGCAATGACCAAGGATGGCTAAACGAAGAACATCCATCTCGTTACCAGTGCCTGCCCATTTCAGGGCCTTCTGTTTCTGGTTTCTTTATCAGTTAATCATATGATGCAGAGGATAAGGCTTCACCTACCTACCACCCAACCCACTGTCTGACTGACACTGAGGGTCATTAGAGGGCACCTAATCTGTGGCCTTTGTACttcgtttttttttaaaaaa
This sequence is a window from Panicum virgatum strain AP13 chromosome 7K, P.virgatum_v5, whole genome shotgun sequence. Protein-coding genes within it:
- the LOC120641759 gene encoding 40S ribosomal protein S11, which translates into the protein MAEQTEKAFLKQPKVFLSTKKSAKGKKPGKGGSRFWKSIGLGFKTPREAIEGTYIDKKCPFTGTVSIRGRIIAGTCHSAKMNRTIIVRRNYLHFVKKYQRYEKRHSNIPAHISPCFRVKEGDYVIIGQCRPLSKTVRFNVVKVIPAGSTGGSGGKKAFTAA
- the LOC120641758 gene encoding CCR4-NOT transcription complex subunit 9-like, encoding MANLQPSLAIPPSFAGASPPSPSPVAGSSSGPALGQAAKDKKMASAEQLVLELCDPELRENALLELSKKREIFQDLAPLLWHSFGTIAALLQEIVSIYPSLSPPTLSPGASNRVCNALALLQCVASHPETRILFLNAHIPLYLYPFLNTTSKTRPFEYLRLTSLGVIGALVKVDDTEVISFLLQTEIIPLCLRTMEMGSELSKTVATFIVQKILLDDVGLRYICATAERFFAVGSVLANMVVSLADQPSTRLLKHIIRCYLRLSDNPRACAALQSCLPDMLKDGTFNNCLRDDPATRRWLQQLLHNVTGGGGMGGAPQPGLDHMMGI
- the LOC120641757 gene encoding UDP-N-acetylglucosamine diphosphorylase 1-like produces the protein MKEEMVVGLSAPGPVGRWGAAPPQALLERMKDYDQEGAFALWDDLSPEDRELLVQDIESIDLSRIDRIIRRSLGSQGMPLPAVEPVPESSVSKVEDRSPADKERWWKKGLKAISEGKLAVVLLAGGQGTRLGSSDPKGCFNVGLPSGKSLFQLQAERILCVQKLAAQSSESPSNTVPIHWYIMTSPFTDAATRKFFETRRYFGLDADQVTFFQQGTLPCVSADGRFIMETPYRVAKAPDGNGGVYAALKSKKLMEDMAARGVKYVDCYGVDNALVRVADPTFLGYFIDKGVSSAAKVVRKAYPQENVGVFVQRGRGGPLSVVEYSEMDAAMTTEINQSTGRLRYCWSNICLHMFTLDFLNQVANSLEKDSVYHLAEKKIPSIHGYTTGLKLEQFIFDAFTYSPSTALFEVLREEEFAPVKNANGATYDTPDSAKLMLLRLHSRWVVAAGGFLTHSVPLYMTGVEVSPLSSYAGENLEAICRGRTFHAPSEISF